A stretch of the Buchananella sp. 14KM1171 genome encodes the following:
- a CDS encoding P-loop NTPase fold protein, translated as MTTRLTQAILPTIDERWTFDYATAIEFTKTTLATLGDDNSEQAPYDDFVKSLYETNPEPFDEVCKRQVAHFEQLMKSAISSSKTRLLRKILASLRVYLSFTLGNIVGGVIGIYWLDGFAGPTTKAIEAATFIQLISIPVLISAPISHYKSERRELADRLVTMRKEVQEDAASEIKAIANLKIAEASKHVGRIPVSAKSLHLVDFVEQGIVETDTIKNITHFVEAHRTASVGIAGRRGSGKTTAIRYLTKSFTQKGWTVLTIPLPVRYEPLQIIATTYREFIKSALTHIPSNHSKGLTRTRILLLLMWATYFFGFTSFIPPSAIEVQINALGVQNQIPFFFSLAFGVATLLWIFFSQLAKRRQSRSKRRKDINQTLAFRSALLRAEEMLQFTSERETGSGLKFSPVFAQMLQFEGSTKRRLTERPWDTLSALVSFRESITRYLELGLTEGLLICLDELDKLEGPESVKLLLGDLKDLMHIPNCHFIVSVSDDALAEFSLRGIDARTVFDSSLDTIFELHPLTLAESELVLLGRTSGFPLPLVSLCHMLSCGNSRDLLRNARACVSAIGEMQASRNKPDDNPKLFSSDEKELDTIKTIARTVIYKELQSVLRSSFSRAAGSWPACHQTLKNVLIHSTASDQQLFTVLDELKSNPEFNEVLGLDLNAYAAFLHSTFTTYCKSQTYSAWLKEVDSAEFRANVKFLVLHEQLRRKFL; from the coding sequence GTGACGACTAGGCTCACTCAAGCCATTTTGCCTACCATCGACGAGCGCTGGACATTCGACTATGCGACTGCCATAGAATTTACCAAGACAACACTCGCAACACTTGGTGACGATAATAGCGAGCAGGCTCCATACGACGACTTTGTAAAGAGCCTATACGAAACAAACCCTGAACCGTTTGATGAAGTGTGCAAAAGACAGGTAGCGCATTTCGAACAGCTCATGAAGTCAGCCATTTCGAGTTCCAAGACACGCCTATTGCGAAAAATCCTCGCAAGTTTGCGCGTCTACCTATCCTTCACACTCGGAAACATCGTTGGAGGAGTGATAGGCATTTACTGGCTAGACGGTTTTGCAGGCCCGACAACTAAAGCAATCGAGGCTGCGACATTTATACAACTCATCTCGATTCCCGTTCTCATATCCGCCCCCATCTCGCACTACAAAAGCGAAAGGCGCGAGCTGGCAGACCGCTTGGTTACAATGAGGAAGGAGGTACAAGAGGATGCAGCATCCGAGATCAAAGCCATAGCAAATTTGAAGATCGCCGAAGCCAGCAAGCATGTCGGCAGAATCCCAGTTTCGGCGAAATCGCTACATTTAGTAGATTTTGTCGAGCAAGGAATCGTAGAAACGGACACCATAAAAAACATTACTCACTTCGTAGAAGCGCATAGAACTGCAAGCGTCGGAATTGCAGGCAGGAGAGGCAGCGGGAAGACCACGGCAATCCGATACCTGACCAAGTCTTTCACCCAAAAAGGCTGGACGGTTTTGACCATTCCACTTCCGGTACGCTATGAGCCGCTGCAGATTATCGCAACTACTTATAGAGAGTTCATTAAGTCCGCCTTGACTCACATTCCCTCGAATCACTCCAAAGGATTAACCAGAACAAGAATCTTACTACTTCTGATGTGGGCAACATACTTCTTTGGATTCACTAGCTTCATCCCACCTTCTGCGATCGAGGTGCAAATAAACGCACTTGGGGTACAGAATCAAATACCTTTCTTCTTCTCTCTAGCATTTGGCGTAGCTACACTTTTATGGATCTTCTTTTCACAACTTGCGAAAAGGCGACAATCACGCAGCAAGAGGCGAAAGGATATAAACCAAACGCTAGCTTTCCGCTCTGCCCTGTTACGAGCTGAAGAGATGCTCCAGTTCACATCGGAAAGGGAGACAGGCTCGGGACTGAAATTTTCTCCTGTTTTCGCTCAGATGCTTCAGTTCGAGGGGTCGACCAAGCGACGTCTAACAGAGCGACCATGGGATACCCTAAGTGCACTCGTTTCTTTTCGAGAGTCTATTACCCGCTATCTAGAGCTAGGCCTCACAGAGGGCTTGCTCATTTGCTTGGACGAGCTCGATAAGCTGGAAGGCCCAGAAAGTGTCAAGTTGCTATTAGGCGACCTCAAAGACTTGATGCATATACCTAACTGCCATTTCATAGTCTCGGTTTCAGACGACGCCTTAGCGGAGTTCTCATTGCGCGGCATCGACGCGAGGACTGTCTTCGATAGTTCGCTCGACACAATTTTCGAGCTCCATCCTTTAACTCTTGCCGAATCCGAGCTGGTTCTCCTTGGTAGAACTTCAGGATTTCCATTGCCCCTAGTTTCACTCTGTCACATGCTCTCTTGCGGAAATTCTCGCGACCTCCTGAGAAACGCCAGGGCTTGCGTGAGCGCAATTGGCGAAATGCAGGCCTCCCGAAACAAGCCCGACGACAATCCAAAATTGTTTTCCTCCGACGAAAAGGAGTTGGACACGATCAAAACCATTGCTCGCACCGTAATATACAAGGAACTTCAATCTGTCCTCCGTTCCAGTTTCAGCCGGGCAGCCGGCAGTTGGCCAGCTTGCCACCAGACATTGAAGAATGTGTTGATACATTCAACCGCCTCCGACCAACAGCTTTTTACCGTTCTCGACGAGCTTAAGAGCAATCCAGAGTTTAACGAAGTGCTTGGACTAGACTTGAATGCTTATGCCGCATTCCTCCACTCCACTTTCACGACCTACTGCAAGTCTCAAACCTATTCAGCGTGGCTGAAGGAAGTCGACTCTGCAGAATTTCGCGCTAATGTAAAGTTTCTTGTCCTCCACGAGCAACTCCGCCGCAAATTTCTTTAA
- a CDS encoding primosomal protein N' — protein sequence MTSDSLFELPEEPPGPVASRLAQPVARVLLQVPLPHLNQSLDYLVPEKWDTQAQPGVRVVVTLAGRKVDGYVIERATESKHHRLAELVKVVSPVPVLTPEVLALAQAVALRNSGAVDDVLRHAIPPRHARAEKAALKEHAEEPAGGAEAAAGELARAGEAGAVVGEVATVEGTAVDEAQAEDAVAVLEGGLSEYPGGAAFLRHLAAGEAPRAVHCTLPRPDLEAGWVRPLLEAAAAARRAGRGVILCLPTTRLLQEAASAWAQLYRGLEEPELWQEGPSEQRYGMFMRILLGKSRLVFGLRGAVFAPVQNLGLLAQWDDGDDHYQDPSAPYWNTRTVLAQRAGLAGCAVLLSGYSRSVEAQSLVEQGWAVNLEADRQERRARTARVRALDEVDQARDGKAGHSRVPPPAHAVVAHGLQTGPVLVVANRAGYVEALLCDSCEAPARCGRCEGPLRLPAGVPEPRCAWCDQPQRFTCAKCGHVRLRAGRIGVNRLGEELGRAFPNVPVLISGSRSDGGVVEAVDARPRLVVATPGAEPRAEGGYRAVVLLDPTMIAARPELWAPGEALRRWLAAASLAAPDGQVLLTAGAPQNLNQALVRWDPVGFASAQLAERVELAYPPAVRMALLSAEARELRGALAQLKLPEGAELLGPFDHEDGWARAIVRAPLARGGALSRALLDLAGLRSAKRQPLQIRLDPAELW from the coding sequence TTGACGTCAGATTCCCTCTTCGAGCTGCCGGAAGAACCGCCTGGGCCCGTGGCTTCGCGTCTGGCCCAGCCGGTGGCGCGTGTGCTGCTGCAGGTGCCGCTGCCGCACCTCAACCAGAGCCTGGATTACCTGGTGCCGGAGAAATGGGATACGCAGGCCCAGCCGGGGGTGCGCGTGGTGGTCACGCTGGCCGGGCGCAAAGTGGACGGTTACGTGATCGAGCGCGCCACGGAGTCCAAACACCACCGGTTGGCCGAGCTGGTCAAGGTGGTCTCCCCAGTGCCAGTTTTGACCCCGGAGGTGCTGGCGTTGGCGCAGGCGGTGGCGCTGCGAAACTCTGGTGCAGTGGACGACGTTCTGCGCCACGCCATCCCGCCCCGCCACGCCCGCGCGGAAAAGGCGGCACTAAAGGAGCACGCCGAGGAGCCTGCGGGTGGCGCGGAAGCTGCGGCGGGTGAGCTAGCCAGGGCGGGCGAAGCCGGGGCTGTGGTCGGCGAAGTAGCGACTGTGGAAGGCACGGCGGTCGACGAAGCGCAGGCGGAAGATGCGGTTGCGGTGCTTGAGGGTGGGCTGAGCGAGTACCCGGGCGGGGCGGCGTTCCTGCGCCACCTGGCCGCCGGGGAAGCTCCCCGGGCGGTGCACTGCACCCTGCCGCGCCCGGACTTAGAGGCCGGGTGGGTGCGGCCGCTGCTGGAGGCGGCCGCAGCAGCGCGCCGGGCGGGACGGGGCGTGATCCTTTGCCTGCCCACCACGCGGCTGCTGCAGGAGGCGGCGAGCGCGTGGGCGCAGCTGTATCGGGGCCTGGAGGAACCGGAGCTGTGGCAGGAAGGACCCTCCGAGCAGCGCTACGGCATGTTCATGCGAATCCTGCTGGGCAAGTCCCGGCTGGTGTTCGGGCTGCGCGGCGCGGTGTTCGCGCCGGTGCAAAACCTGGGCCTGCTGGCGCAGTGGGACGACGGCGATGACCACTACCAGGACCCTTCCGCCCCCTACTGGAACACGCGCACGGTGCTGGCGCAGCGGGCGGGCCTGGCGGGTTGCGCGGTGCTGCTGAGCGGGTATTCGCGCAGCGTGGAGGCACAGTCCCTGGTGGAGCAGGGCTGGGCGGTGAACCTGGAGGCGGACCGGCAGGAGCGGCGCGCCCGCACGGCCCGGGTGCGGGCGCTCGATGAGGTGGATCAGGCGCGTGACGGCAAGGCGGGCCACTCCCGCGTCCCGCCGCCTGCCCACGCGGTGGTGGCGCACGGCCTGCAAACGGGCCCGGTTCTGGTGGTGGCCAATCGGGCCGGGTACGTGGAGGCGTTGCTTTGCGACTCGTGTGAGGCGCCGGCGCGGTGTGGTAGGTGCGAGGGACCGCTGCGCCTGCCCGCAGGCGTGCCAGAGCCGCGCTGTGCCTGGTGCGATCAGCCGCAGCGCTTTACGTGCGCCAAGTGCGGGCACGTGCGGCTGCGCGCGGGGCGGATCGGCGTGAACCGGCTGGGGGAGGAGCTGGGGCGTGCTTTTCCGAACGTGCCGGTGCTGATCTCTGGTTCGCGCAGTGACGGTGGCGTGGTGGAGGCGGTGGATGCCCGGCCCCGGTTGGTGGTGGCCACGCCGGGGGCGGAGCCGCGCGCGGAGGGCGGATACCGGGCCGTGGTGTTGCTGGACCCGACCATGATCGCGGCGCGTCCGGAGCTGTGGGCGCCGGGGGAGGCGCTGCGGCGTTGGCTGGCGGCGGCGAGCCTGGCGGCTCCGGACGGGCAGGTGTTGCTCACGGCCGGGGCGCCGCAGAACTTGAACCAGGCGTTGGTGCGGTGGGACCCGGTGGGGTTCGCGTCCGCTCAGCTGGCTGAGCGGGTGGAGTTGGCCTACCCGCCGGCGGTGCGGATGGCGTTGCTGAGCGCGGAGGCGCGCGAGCTGCGTGGCGCGTTGGCCCAGCTCAAGCTGCCCGAGGGGGCCGAGCTGCTGGGGCCTTTCGATCACGAGGACGGCTGGGCGCGCGCGATAGTCCGCGCGCCGTTGGCGCGCGGGGGCGCGCTATCGCGCGCCCTGCTGGACCTGGCGGGCCTGCGCTCGGCCAAGCGCCAACCGCTCCAAATCCGCCTAGACCCGGCCGAGCTCTGGTAG
- a CDS encoding alpha/beta fold hydrolase: protein MLIFEPEAGFVQTPDGRDLGTLALGQGRQLIVLEAGLGMSARYWAPVMRLLSPTYRVLAYDRAGIGSSTPDSAERSLDRQSADLSAVIAAQDYDSLTLVGHSWGGAIVRNWCQANAPNLERVRGMVLLDTTDEHLIEFFRPAALKLQRVAIRVLGYLGLLPLLVGPLLKALNPADQFVALRASTTFAAAREFAAELRSLRNGLEQLARHQAEQPNVRTLLITAGATMQGESAHTRDAINVAHLEAALKHPNAELRTAAGATHNMPISSPELVAGAIREIAG, encoded by the coding sequence GTGCTGATTTTCGAACCCGAAGCCGGATTCGTCCAGACACCAGATGGCCGTGATTTGGGCACGCTTGCGTTGGGCCAGGGCAGGCAGCTGATCGTCCTAGAAGCCGGCCTGGGCATGAGCGCCCGCTACTGGGCTCCCGTGATGCGCCTGCTCTCCCCCACGTACCGCGTGCTTGCCTACGACCGCGCCGGCATCGGCTCCTCCACACCCGATAGCGCCGAGCGCAGCCTGGACCGCCAAAGCGCCGACCTCTCCGCCGTCATTGCCGCGCAAGACTACGACTCACTCACCCTGGTGGGCCACAGCTGGGGCGGGGCGATCGTGCGCAACTGGTGCCAGGCCAACGCCCCTAATCTGGAGCGCGTGCGCGGGATGGTGCTGCTGGATACCACTGACGAGCACCTCATCGAATTCTTCCGCCCCGCCGCCCTGAAGCTCCAGCGCGTCGCCATCCGCGTGCTGGGATACCTGGGGCTACTTCCCCTACTTGTCGGCCCGCTGCTCAAAGCCCTGAACCCGGCGGACCAGTTTGTGGCGCTGCGTGCCTCTACCACTTTCGCCGCCGCCCGGGAATTTGCCGCCGAGCTGCGAAGCCTGCGCAACGGCCTGGAGCAACTGGCCCGCCACCAGGCCGAGCAGCCGAACGTGCGCACGCTCCTCATCACCGCCGGCGCCACTATGCAGGGCGAGTCCGCCCACACCCGCGACGCCATCAACGTCGCCCACCTAGAGGCCGCGCTCAAACACCCCAATGCGGAGCTGCGCACTGCGGCCGGCGCCACCCACAACATGCCGATCTCTAGCCCGGAGCTGGTGGCGGGCGCCATCCGCGAGATCGCTGGTTAA
- a CDS encoding RloB family protein → MARRRQRPVRRVEAKPVLVLTNGQRTERDYFERLKKFVATGGVSLTVKFKNLDPDGLLGVIQRGDYSTYSSVWIVVDHDGVDRKEFLSACVYQRRRMPPVVGVVSRPCFEVWLVAHYERVKRYVCQRDVQVHYSSVAGVSEKSRKAIPDDFPFDKVGEAVDRCRLVGEEQPGENEQGPSPSTGMPHLVRELGLVKQPIP, encoded by the coding sequence TTGGCGCGGCGCCGTCAGCGTCCGGTAAGGCGCGTAGAGGCTAAGCCCGTTTTGGTTTTGACTAATGGGCAAAGAACTGAGCGTGATTACTTTGAGCGGCTCAAGAAATTTGTGGCCACTGGGGGCGTGTCGTTGACGGTGAAATTCAAGAATCTTGATCCAGATGGGCTTCTTGGTGTAATTCAGAGGGGTGACTATTCGACTTATTCGTCAGTGTGGATAGTGGTCGATCATGATGGTGTGGATCGCAAAGAGTTCTTATCTGCTTGTGTCTATCAGAGGCGAAGAATGCCTCCAGTGGTGGGGGTCGTATCGCGACCGTGCTTTGAAGTATGGCTCGTTGCTCACTATGAACGTGTCAAAAGGTATGTTTGTCAACGGGACGTGCAAGTGCACTATTCGAGCGTTGCGGGCGTGTCTGAAAAGTCTCGAAAAGCGATTCCGGATGATTTTCCCTTTGATAAAGTTGGTGAAGCTGTTGATCGGTGTCGGCTAGTTGGAGAAGAACAGCCAGGTGAAAATGAGCAAGGGCCGTCTCCATCCACCGGGATGCCGCATCTGGTCCGAGAGCTAGGACTCGTGAAGCAGCCAATTCCTTAA
- a CDS encoding AAA family ATPase, translating into MLLEFSVRNFRCFRDEVTLDMTSPALSTLKPKDGLSWNDVTSRIAAVYGPNASGKSTLLRALWSLARAVFGERDVLFEPHLFDGAHVEEPTEYRIEFVHDGVRYEYEVHAHVWGISYESLRRVVVGWNRVFLRQQAGPDAPISVVRGDALKGATAQVKKITTSRELFLATALRYEHFELAPIAQAFSMIRFIHHDDDEKDARLQWVIQLLASGGKYWKRLFSEVVKMADLGVNRIEIEEREVSKEGIERMRRLFSSVEGRELDIPESLLMQMRRALVFFHQGADGKERRLYVGDQSAGTLTWLATAGPAVTTLGMGGVVVIDELDASLHPALTGALVELFKDETLNVRGAQLIFSTHDISLLDNSPIQLLESKEVWLTSKSPTGASELYSIADFGSNRVGTNKFRRYVAGAYGAVPSVSVSGVHRLLSDLNRGVR; encoded by the coding sequence GTGCTTCTCGAATTCTCAGTCCGCAACTTCCGCTGCTTTCGCGATGAAGTCACGCTGGACATGACCAGCCCGGCGCTGTCCACGCTCAAGCCAAAGGACGGCTTGAGCTGGAATGACGTGACTTCTAGGATCGCCGCAGTCTACGGCCCGAATGCATCCGGCAAGTCCACGCTTCTGCGCGCTCTTTGGTCGCTTGCGCGGGCAGTCTTTGGTGAGCGAGATGTGCTCTTTGAGCCGCACCTATTTGACGGTGCGCATGTTGAAGAGCCAACTGAGTACCGCATCGAGTTTGTACATGACGGCGTTCGGTATGAATATGAAGTCCACGCGCACGTGTGGGGGATTAGCTACGAGTCACTCCGGCGCGTAGTTGTAGGTTGGAACAGGGTATTTCTGCGTCAGCAGGCTGGGCCAGATGCGCCGATTTCTGTTGTACGTGGAGACGCTCTCAAGGGGGCTACTGCGCAGGTTAAGAAGATTACTACTTCCCGCGAACTGTTCTTAGCTACCGCACTTCGGTACGAGCATTTTGAGTTGGCGCCCATCGCTCAGGCATTCTCGATGATTCGCTTCATTCATCATGATGATGACGAAAAAGATGCAAGGCTTCAGTGGGTAATTCAACTCCTTGCTTCCGGCGGAAAGTATTGGAAACGCCTTTTCTCCGAAGTTGTGAAAATGGCGGACCTAGGTGTTAATAGAATCGAGATTGAGGAGCGAGAGGTATCCAAAGAGGGTATTGAGCGAATGCGCCGACTTTTTTCATCCGTGGAGGGGCGGGAGCTGGACATACCTGAATCGCTTCTGATGCAAATGCGGCGCGCGCTTGTGTTTTTCCACCAAGGCGCAGATGGGAAAGAGCGTCGTTTGTATGTTGGCGATCAATCCGCCGGAACACTCACCTGGTTGGCTACTGCTGGCCCTGCGGTTACGACATTGGGAATGGGGGGTGTAGTAGTCATAGATGAGTTGGACGCAAGCCTGCATCCAGCTCTGACTGGTGCTCTAGTTGAGCTGTTCAAGGATGAGACTCTCAACGTGAGGGGGGCGCAGCTCATCTTCTCTACTCATGACATCTCTCTGCTTGATAACTCGCCAATCCAGCTTCTTGAGTCTAAAGAGGTCTGGTTGACCAGTAAGTCTCCCACCGGGGCAAGTGAGCTATATTCAATTGCCGACTTTGGCTCAAATAGAGTGGGTACAAATAAGTTCCGGCGTTATGTTGCGGGCGCATATGGTGCTGTCCCGTCAGTTAGTGTCTCAGGTGTCCACCGGCTGTTGAGTGATCTGAACAGAGGGGTGAGATAA
- the metK gene encoding methionine adenosyltransferase: MTNTPLQLFTSESVTEGHPDKVCDRISDAILDAILAVDPQARVAVETLVTNGLVHVVGEITTDAYVDIQAIVRQTVNEIGYTSSKIGFDGNSCGVAVSISSQSPEIAQGVNSSLESRGGQDVDVYDRQGAGDQGLMFGYATNETPSFMPLPIHLAHRLAERLTQVRKENLVAGLRPDGKTQVTIGYQDGQARTVEAIVVSTQHDPSATQEYLREQIERYVIAPTLATEPGLEGLVVEPKIYVNPSGSFVVGGPMGDAGLTGRKIIVDTYGGMARHGGGAFSGKDPSKVDRSAAYATRWVAKNIVAAGLADRCEVQVAYAIGKARPVGINIETFGTAHVDEAVLRAAVDQVFDLRPAAIIERLGLRAPIYSATSAYGHFGRDLEQFSWERIDRVEELRAAAGL; encoded by the coding sequence GTGACTAATACGCCGCTACAGCTTTTTACCTCTGAATCCGTTACTGAAGGACACCCGGACAAGGTCTGTGACCGCATCTCTGACGCGATCTTGGACGCGATCCTGGCCGTTGACCCGCAGGCCCGGGTGGCCGTGGAGACGCTGGTGACGAACGGTTTGGTGCACGTGGTTGGCGAGATCACCACCGATGCCTACGTGGATATCCAGGCGATTGTGCGCCAGACGGTCAACGAGATCGGCTACACGTCCTCCAAGATCGGTTTTGACGGCAACTCGTGTGGCGTGGCGGTGTCGATCTCGTCGCAGTCGCCGGAGATCGCGCAGGGCGTGAACTCGTCGCTGGAGAGCCGGGGCGGGCAGGACGTGGACGTCTATGACCGTCAGGGCGCCGGCGACCAGGGCCTCATGTTCGGTTACGCCACGAATGAGACGCCCAGTTTCATGCCGCTGCCGATTCACCTGGCCCACCGCCTGGCCGAGCGCCTGACCCAGGTCCGTAAGGAGAACCTGGTGGCGGGCCTGCGCCCGGACGGCAAGACGCAGGTGACGATCGGTTACCAGGACGGCCAGGCGCGCACGGTGGAGGCGATTGTGGTCTCCACGCAGCACGACCCGAGCGCCACGCAGGAGTACCTGCGCGAGCAGATCGAGCGCTACGTGATCGCCCCGACGCTGGCCACCGAGCCGGGCCTGGAGGGCCTGGTGGTGGAGCCGAAGATCTACGTCAACCCGTCCGGTTCGTTCGTGGTGGGCGGCCCGATGGGGGATGCCGGCCTGACCGGCCGCAAGATCATCGTGGACACCTACGGCGGCATGGCCCGTCACGGCGGCGGCGCGTTCTCGGGGAAGGACCCGTCGAAGGTGGACCGCTCGGCGGCGTACGCGACGCGCTGGGTGGCGAAGAACATCGTGGCCGCCGGCCTGGCCGACCGCTGCGAGGTGCAGGTCGCCTACGCGATCGGCAAGGCCCGCCCGGTGGGTATCAACATCGAGACCTTCGGCACCGCCCACGTGGACGAGGCCGTGCTGCGCGCCGCCGTGGACCAGGTGTTCGACCTGCGCCCGGCCGCCATCATCGAGCGCCTAGGACTGCGCGCCCCGATCTACAGCGCCACCTCCGCCTACGGCCACTTTGGCCGCGACCTGGAGCAGTTCTCCTGGGAGCGCATCGACCGCGTGGAGGAGCTGCGCGCCGCGGCCGGCCTCTGA
- a CDS encoding formate/nitrite transporter family protein, translating into MLTQIENVSAQVAAANHKAKASAAVLPYFVAAMMAGTFIGLADIFMLTAGGPLRMAGSPFASLVEGGIFGIGLIMCVFAGGELATSAMMILPVGLLEKKVALGPTARAFALMVLGNLAGAMVLSAIVLGSGIMDSQAVPGQALAALVAAKTHKTTTALFFRAILCNVLVCVAMWAVTRTKSDVAKMILMAWGMAAFVASGMEHVVANMTTFSLGLFHGVDHATWAEAGRNLSVVLLGNIVGGAVFVGLSQWYAARAEKVAH; encoded by the coding sequence GTGTTGACGCAGATTGAGAATGTTTCCGCCCAGGTGGCGGCAGCCAACCACAAGGCCAAGGCATCGGCGGCGGTCCTGCCCTATTTCGTGGCTGCGATGATGGCCGGCACGTTCATCGGCCTGGCAGACATCTTCATGCTCACCGCCGGTGGCCCCCTGCGGATGGCAGGTTCTCCCTTCGCTTCCCTGGTTGAGGGCGGCATTTTCGGCATCGGCCTGATCATGTGCGTCTTTGCGGGCGGTGAGCTGGCGACGTCGGCCATGATGATCCTGCCCGTCGGCCTGCTGGAGAAGAAGGTGGCGCTGGGGCCGACCGCCCGCGCGTTCGCTCTCATGGTGCTGGGCAACCTGGCCGGCGCGATGGTGCTCTCAGCCATCGTGCTGGGTTCGGGAATCATGGACTCGCAGGCCGTGCCCGGGCAGGCGCTCGCCGCGCTGGTGGCCGCCAAGACCCACAAGACCACCACGGCGCTGTTCTTCCGCGCCATCCTGTGTAACGTCCTGGTTTGCGTGGCGATGTGGGCCGTGACCCGCACCAAGAGCGACGTGGCCAAGATGATCCTCATGGCCTGGGGCATGGCCGCCTTCGTGGCTTCCGGCATGGAGCACGTCGTGGCCAACATGACCACCTTCTCCCTGGGCCTGTTCCACGGCGTGGACCACGCCACCTGGGCGGAGGCCGGGCGCAACCTCAGCGTGGTGCTGCTCGGCAACATCGTGGGCGGGGCCGTGTTCGTGGGCCTGAGCCAGTGGTATGCCGCACGTGCAGAAAAGGTGGCCCACTGA